The following proteins are encoded in a genomic region of Paenibacillus sp. FSL H3-0469:
- a CDS encoding AraC family transcriptional regulator — MRKHWVLPQPAYAHYVCYPEMLGHYSDFPEHAERRSEGFLNSYNLHMVFGGEGYVFQGGERISMRRGSGFLFPRGAYQQYGSDPGAAWDVRWMHFATAMPLTMLEEADQSRGYFFNFDPASGYEALFEEMYRLSAGYETRSEPRLSTLLYEILVTLMQNSEPLHGSVPLEIRHSIRLTADRIYSECERPWTLESMASLAGYSSYHFLRLFRSIMGKTPNRYLSDCRMARAKLLLASTKLSVSQIALQSGFQQSSYFIKVFRQLEGMPPNQYRRSFNS, encoded by the coding sequence ATGAGAAAGCACTGGGTTCTGCCGCAGCCCGCTTATGCCCACTATGTATGTTATCCGGAGATGCTGGGGCATTACAGCGACTTCCCGGAGCATGCAGAGCGCAGAAGCGAGGGGTTCCTGAACAGCTATAATCTCCACATGGTTTTCGGTGGGGAAGGGTATGTATTTCAGGGAGGGGAGCGGATATCCATGAGGCGGGGCAGCGGGTTTCTTTTTCCCAGAGGGGCTTATCAGCAGTACGGTTCTGATCCCGGAGCCGCCTGGGATGTGCGCTGGATGCACTTCGCCACGGCGATGCCTCTGACTATGCTGGAGGAAGCGGATCAGTCACGCGGCTACTTCTTCAACTTCGATCCCGCCAGCGGCTATGAAGCGCTCTTCGAGGAAATGTACCGGCTCAGCGCAGGCTATGAGACCCGGAGTGAACCCCGTCTCTCTACACTGCTCTATGAGATACTGGTTACGCTGATGCAGAACTCCGAACCGCTTCACGGCTCCGTTCCGCTGGAGATCCGGCATTCCATCCGGCTTACCGCCGACAGGATCTACAGTGAGTGTGAGCGGCCCTGGACGCTGGAGTCCATGGCCAGCCTTGCCGGTTATAGCAGCTACCATTTTCTCCGCCTGTTCCGCAGCATTATGGGCAAGACGCCGAACCGGTATTTAAGCGATTGCCGGATGGCCCGGGCCAAGCTGCTGCTGGCTTCCACCAAGCTGTCTGTTTCGCAAATTGCGCTGCAGAGCGGTTTTCAGCAATCCAGTTATTTCATCAAGGTGTTCAGACAGTTAGAAGGGATGCCGCCGAACCAATACAGACGTTCCTTCAACTCATAG
- a CDS encoding ABC transporter permease, whose protein sequence is MKIRDISRMAWEQVKRRKVVTGLCMTGISIGCAAIIVALSVGQSAQVYVTEQVNANFKMDEIMVSPGGGPPDIGKGASAGGSGEVNEKLDPGKLTDQKLKIIQGLNHVKAASPFHQAGYLQMVTIDNKISDVQVIVADLQKLTAYDHKFKQGGANGQPGSIVLNHGATLGLIDLETRTKLFDQMSADPFNQELYQQYDKMATVPTELYRKQVQIQAQDYSSTSPVFKLSSPLQISGILALPKGMDELRSSYEKIMYMSPETAQQLSKELVFDNSTTSVLTLPPEGSYNSITVKVDDVANIKPVEQMIQKLSLNAQDNLFQQEMLKEQFDMIKMAALGIGVFILIIASISIIVAMTMSTHQRRRQIGIMKVLGANMGQIRNMFITEAALLGLLGGMLGVAFSYLIVMALNKLVGSAGDGMNFFIPTMNLPIGISFAIMTGVLSGIYPAISASRTDALTAIKRD, encoded by the coding sequence GTGAAGATCAGAGACATTTCACGGATGGCCTGGGAACAGGTCAAACGGCGCAAGGTGGTTACGGGTCTGTGTATGACCGGGATATCTATCGGCTGCGCAGCCATTATTGTGGCCCTGAGCGTAGGACAGTCTGCACAGGTCTATGTTACCGAACAGGTGAATGCCAACTTCAAAATGGATGAGATTATGGTCTCACCGGGCGGAGGGCCGCCAGACATCGGCAAGGGAGCCAGTGCAGGCGGCTCGGGAGAGGTGAATGAGAAGCTCGACCCCGGCAAGCTGACCGATCAGAAGCTGAAGATTATCCAGGGGCTGAATCATGTGAAGGCGGCATCGCCTTTTCATCAGGCAGGATATCTGCAGATGGTAACCATTGATAATAAGATTTCCGATGTTCAGGTCATTGTCGCCGATTTACAGAAGCTGACGGCGTACGACCACAAGTTCAAGCAGGGAGGGGCGAATGGCCAGCCCGGATCAATTGTGCTCAATCACGGGGCTACACTGGGCCTGATTGACCTGGAGACCCGGACGAAGCTGTTCGATCAGATGAGTGCGGATCCGTTCAACCAGGAGCTGTACCAGCAATATGACAAAATGGCCACTGTGCCTACTGAACTGTACCGCAAGCAGGTCCAAATTCAGGCTCAGGATTACAGTTCTACATCACCGGTGTTCAAGCTTAGCTCCCCCCTGCAGATCTCCGGAATTCTGGCGCTTCCCAAGGGTATGGACGAACTGCGGTCATCCTATGAGAAGATTATGTATATGTCTCCCGAGACCGCACAGCAGCTCTCCAAGGAGCTTGTATTCGATAATTCCACCACCAGTGTGCTAACTCTCCCGCCGGAGGGCAGCTATAATTCGATTACAGTCAAGGTGGACGATGTGGCGAACATCAAGCCGGTGGAGCAGATGATTCAGAAGCTGTCGCTGAACGCTCAAGACAATCTGTTCCAGCAGGAGATGCTGAAGGAACAATTCGATATGATCAAAATGGCGGCGCTCGGCATCGGGGTATTCATCCTGATCATCGCCTCCATCTCGATCATAGTGGCCATGACCATGTCCACCCATCAACGGCGGCGCCAGATTGGGATTATGAAGGTCCTCGGGGCCAACATGGGACAGATCCGCAATATGTTCATTACCGAAGCTGCACTTCTGGGGCTGCTCGGGGGCATGCTGGGGGTTGCTTTCTCCTATTTGATTGTCATGGCGCTCAACAAGCTGGTAGGCAGTGCAGGGGACGGGATGAATTTCTTCATTCCAACTATGAATCTGCCGATCGGCATCTCCTTTGCCATTATGACCGGTGTGCTGTCGGGGATCTATCCGGCGATCAGCGCCTCCAGAACCGATGCATTAACCGCTATTAAACGAGACTAA